Proteins encoded within one genomic window of Pigmentiphaga sp. H8:
- a CDS encoding aminotransferase class I/II-fold pyridoxal phosphate-dependent enzyme yields the protein MQQAASAFSPPAPALTPAPSERRGWQARFDAFKARRVVIDMTRGKPCTEQVALSDAMLEWPGLGGYRTQEGGDARNYYGSPQGLLEARTLFAAMLDAPPEQVAVANNSSLSLMHDMIVYALLHGVPGGDAPWQAKRTKFLCPVPGYDRHFAICEAFGIEMVPVPMTGRGPDMAAVETLVRDPQVKGMWCVPVYSNPTGETYAPEVVEHLARMATAAPDFRIFWDNAYAAHHITDQEESVPGILALAAQAGHPDRPLVFGSTSKITFAGGGLGLMAASPANMAWYVRHAGIRSIGPDKLNQLRHVRLLRDRDGLRAHMARHRAILAPKFALVEAVLQRELAGRGLANWTTPRGGYFVSLQVREGCARRVVALARDLGIALVPAGKAFPLGNDPHDSHLRLAPSFPTLQELERAMEGICLSILLATTEEPLP from the coding sequence ATGCAGCAAGCCGCTAGCGCCTTTTCACCCCCAGCGCCGGCCCTGACCCCGGCCCCCAGTGAACGCCGGGGTTGGCAGGCACGCTTCGACGCCTTCAAGGCACGCCGCGTCGTCATCGACATGACGCGCGGGAAACCGTGCACCGAGCAGGTCGCGCTGTCGGACGCCATGCTCGAATGGCCCGGACTCGGTGGCTATCGCACCCAGGAGGGAGGCGATGCCCGCAACTACTATGGCAGTCCTCAGGGCCTGCTCGAGGCACGCACCCTGTTCGCGGCGATGCTGGACGCGCCCCCCGAGCAGGTCGCGGTGGCCAACAACTCCAGCCTTTCGCTGATGCACGACATGATCGTGTATGCGCTGCTGCATGGGGTGCCCGGCGGCGATGCCCCGTGGCAGGCGAAGCGAACGAAGTTCCTCTGTCCTGTGCCGGGCTATGACCGGCACTTCGCCATCTGCGAGGCCTTCGGCATCGAGATGGTGCCGGTACCAATGACGGGGCGCGGGCCTGACATGGCCGCGGTCGAGACTCTGGTGCGCGACCCGCAAGTCAAGGGCATGTGGTGCGTACCGGTCTATAGCAACCCCACTGGCGAGACCTATGCGCCCGAGGTCGTTGAGCACCTGGCGCGCATGGCGACGGCAGCGCCCGACTTCCGGATCTTCTGGGACAACGCCTACGCCGCGCACCACATCACCGACCAGGAAGAATCGGTACCCGGCATCCTTGCGCTGGCCGCGCAGGCTGGCCATCCGGACCGGCCCCTGGTCTTCGGCTCGACCTCCAAGATCACCTTCGCGGGCGGCGGCCTGGGCCTCATGGCCGCCTCGCCGGCCAACATGGCCTGGTACGTTCGTCACGCAGGCATTCGCTCGATCGGGCCGGACAAGCTTAATCAACTGCGCCACGTGCGGCTGCTACGCGACCGCGACGGGCTGCGTGCGCACATGGCCCGGCACCGTGCCATCCTCGCGCCCAAGTTTGCGCTGGTCGAGGCCGTTCTGCAGCGCGAGCTGGCTGGCCGCGGCCTCGCGAACTGGACCACGCCGCGCGGCGGGTACTTCGTGAGCCTGCAGGTGCGCGAGGGCTGCGCGCGCCGCGTCGTGGCGCTGGCCCGCGACCTAGGCATCGCGCTGGTGCCGGCCGGCAAGGCCTTTCCTCTTGGGAACGACCCGCACGACAGCCATCTGCGCCTGGCGCCAAGCTTTCCCACGCTGCAGGAACTGGAGCGCGCGATGGAGGGTATTTGTCTGAGCATTCTGCTCGCCACGACCGAGGAGCCACTGCCATGA
- a CDS encoding RidA family protein — translation MSASTAESRARQLGLDIPETLAPAANYDLLTSHGGLLYVSGQLPRVGDQVAVTGRVGSDIPLAQARHAAQLCALRALGVLRQALGSLDLVERILKLQVFVQCTPEFDQHSEVADAATDLLIQVFGALGKPARTAVGVYQLPKGASVELDLIAVGPAGLRFREFHHAASR, via the coding sequence ATGAGTGCATCGACGGCAGAATCGCGCGCGCGCCAGCTTGGTTTGGACATTCCCGAGACTCTGGCGCCGGCGGCCAACTACGACTTGCTGACTTCACACGGAGGTTTGCTGTACGTGAGTGGGCAACTGCCCCGCGTGGGTGACCAGGTGGCTGTGACCGGTCGGGTCGGCAGCGACATTCCCCTGGCGCAGGCTCGCCATGCCGCGCAGCTTTGCGCTCTCCGGGCGCTGGGCGTCTTGCGGCAGGCCCTGGGTTCGCTGGACCTCGTGGAGCGCATACTCAAGCTCCAGGTCTTCGTGCAGTGCACGCCGGAGTTCGACCAGCACAGCGAAGTGGCCGACGCGGCCACCGACCTGCTGATCCAGGTGTTCGGGGCGCTCGGAAAGCCGGCCCGCACCGCCGTGGGCGTATATCAGCTTCCCAAGGGCGCGAGCGTCGAGTTGGATCTGATCGCCGTGGGGCCGGCTGGCCTTCGTTTCAGGGAGTTCCATCATGCAGCAAGCCGCTAG
- a CDS encoding threonine/serine dehydratase: MFVDTPLKSAADVDAVFRAAERIRDHVVTTPLLRSGELDAHSGGRIFLKAENLQRSGSFKFRGACNRMLAMSAAERARGVVAYSSGNHALAVSEAGRLLGVPAVVIMPADAPAIKIEGCRQRGATVLLYDREHDDREAIGRQLVETQGLTLVPPFDDALVMAGAGTGALEALGQIPDVPIDTVLVCCSGGGLAAGWSLAVRASCPRARIVVVEPEGFDDTGRSLQARQPLSNQRRTGSVLDALLAPAPGRLTLPVLLAQDASGVTVSDADALAAMYFAFSTLKLVLEPGGAAALAAVLARKTPLEGRNALVVCSGGNVDPQLFARCLESGISKGEGPP; encoded by the coding sequence ATGTTCGTCGATACGCCGCTGAAGTCGGCGGCTGACGTGGATGCCGTGTTCCGCGCTGCTGAAAGGATTCGTGACCATGTCGTCACGACACCATTACTGCGCTCCGGAGAATTGGATGCGCATTCCGGTGGGCGAATCTTCCTCAAGGCCGAGAATCTTCAGCGAAGTGGTTCCTTCAAGTTCCGCGGGGCTTGCAACCGCATGCTGGCGATGTCCGCCGCAGAACGGGCTCGCGGTGTGGTGGCCTACTCATCGGGAAACCATGCCTTGGCAGTCTCGGAAGCCGGGCGTCTCTTGGGCGTGCCGGCCGTGGTCATCATGCCGGCGGATGCGCCAGCCATCAAGATCGAGGGCTGCCGCCAGCGCGGTGCGACCGTGTTGCTCTATGACCGCGAGCACGACGACCGCGAAGCCATAGGCCGCCAACTCGTCGAAACCCAAGGGCTGACGCTGGTGCCGCCATTCGACGATGCGCTCGTCATGGCCGGCGCGGGAACGGGTGCGCTGGAAGCCCTCGGGCAGATACCGGACGTGCCGATCGACACGGTGCTGGTCTGCTGCAGCGGAGGGGGCTTGGCCGCTGGCTGGAGCCTGGCGGTGCGCGCTTCCTGCCCGCGTGCGCGGATCGTGGTGGTCGAGCCGGAGGGCTTCGACGATACCGGGCGTTCGCTTCAGGCGCGCCAGCCATTGTCCAATCAACGTCGAACCGGCTCGGTTCTTGATGCGCTGCTCGCTCCCGCGCCCGGCCGGCTCACCTTGCCTGTTCTCCTGGCGCAGGATGCCTCCGGGGTGACCGTGTCGGACGCAGACGCGCTGGCGGCGATGTACTTCGCCTTCAGCACGCTCAAGCTTGTTCTCGAGCCAGGCGGCGCGGCGGCGCTTGCGGCCGTTCTGGCGCGCAAGACGCCACTTGAGGGCCGCAATGCGCTGGTGGTCTGTTCGGGCGGCAACGTCGATCCGCAGCTTTTCGCGCGGTGTCTGGAGTCTGGAATCTCCAAGGGGGAAGGGCCGCCATGA
- a CDS encoding 3-hydroxyacyl-CoA dehydrogenase family protein, which translates to MKDGSAVVVGGGIMGRDIAAIFLRAGWATQVVSPATHEWPSVSAHVAQSVAQLDGQLSGELLHLRPSLAQVDWSSVDVVIETVTENLQVKQEVFRQLDACVPSHVPIGSNSSGMRITDIAASCGSKARMANAHFFLPAHLVPLVEVAKGEFTSDETVHQLIRIFAAVGRIPVRVNRDVPGFLANRIQHALMREAFAVIDDGLASPEDVDAAVRFGFGFRYVAAGPILQKEFAGLDTQLAAASSIYPSLCNTAVPSRTLREKVAAGRYGTKSNHGFWEWTDEQIVAERARYERALQQAAQLLTPTLVPRAAVTTPVEGVQ; encoded by the coding sequence ATGAAAGACGGATCCGCGGTTGTGGTTGGCGGCGGCATCATGGGGCGAGACATCGCCGCCATTTTTCTGAGGGCCGGTTGGGCTACTCAGGTAGTGTCGCCCGCCACACACGAATGGCCCTCGGTGTCTGCGCACGTCGCGCAGTCCGTTGCACAGTTGGACGGACAGCTTTCCGGCGAGTTGTTGCACCTGCGTCCCTCGCTCGCGCAAGTCGACTGGTCCAGCGTCGATGTCGTGATTGAAACCGTTACCGAAAACCTGCAAGTCAAGCAGGAGGTGTTTCGTCAGCTTGATGCATGCGTGCCCAGCCATGTGCCTATTGGGTCCAACAGCAGCGGCATGCGCATCACGGATATCGCCGCGTCATGCGGCAGCAAGGCCCGAATGGCCAATGCCCACTTCTTTCTGCCGGCCCATCTGGTGCCCCTGGTGGAGGTCGCCAAGGGGGAGTTCACGAGCGATGAAACGGTGCATCAACTGATCCGGATCTTTGCCGCCGTGGGCCGTATTCCCGTGCGTGTCAATCGCGACGTACCGGGTTTTCTGGCGAACCGCATCCAGCATGCGCTCATGCGAGAGGCTTTCGCAGTGATCGACGACGGACTGGCTTCGCCCGAAGACGTGGATGCGGCCGTACGTTTCGGGTTCGGGTTTCGCTATGTGGCGGCGGGGCCGATCCTGCAGAAGGAGTTCGCGGGACTGGACACGCAACTCGCGGCGGCTTCCTCGATCTACCCGAGCCTGTGCAACACCGCCGTGCCCAGCCGGACGCTACGCGAGAAAGTTGCGGCGGGCCGTTATGGCACCAAGAGCAACCATGGCTTCTGGGAGTGGACCGACGAACAGATCGTGGCCGAGCGCGCGCGCTATGAGCGAGCGCTGCAGCAGGCCGCGCAACTGCTCACGCCCACGCTGGTACCTCGCGCGGCCGTGACGACCCCGGTGGAAGGTGTGCAATGA